A stretch of DNA from Anopheles ziemanni chromosome 3, idAnoZiCoDA_A2_x.2, whole genome shotgun sequence:
TGCTCGGGCAAGATAAAAATCAACTTTATTGATTTACTAGAATTTAACGCAATGTCTTAAGTATGCATCGTTGCGGCATCGGCATGGTTCGATTTCATCGAAAGTTAACActaaaacatttgttaatcTCAACCAGTGGGGGGAAGGTTCACAGGTAGTTTAATGAATAAGTTAACAACTTGACTGCTAAAGATCACGTTGGGAATGAACATGTGGATACTTTGAGGCAGCTTTTAGTTTACGAGTAGAATTGGCGTTATGTCGGTGAAAAACGAGGTGCAAGATACGGAAACATGGCTCGCTCGGTCATTTATGGGACCGCATTTCGTTTCTTATTGTATCGGGCCACCGGGTAGTTGCGTGCGGTACGGCACGATACCAGCGCATCACCCTGTGTTCCGGCCGGGCAGGTACAGACTGCCAGGTGACGCTTCGCTTGACACTGTGCTCCTGTAAGGAGATGCAAAAAGTGGGCTGTTATGGGATGGAATTCGGAAGAATCAAGCTGTTGTGTGAAACATACCAGTTCCACACTGTCCAGCGCAAGGGTCAACGCACTGGTACGAGATGCACGCCTTATGATCGGCACATTCTGCGTCACTCTGACATTCACCCTGTTTAAAGATGAAAATGGATAATAAGAGTTTTAGCAAATCAGCTTCTATCACTGAACGTCCCATCAAAACGTCCCACGGTGAACACTTACACGGACGCAGTTTGAAAGCGCATTTCCGGTGTATCCCGGGGGACAGGTGCAGACCGGTCGTTCCTGGTTGCTGCGATCGTAGCCTGGCGTGCAGACGGCATTCGTTCCGCACGGGTTCGGATTGCACAGGTCTTCCTTCGTAAACGGCCGGCAGCTAATGAACGGATCGCCGGTCATGTCCCGGGGACAGCTGCACACCGGAGTCATACCGCGCAGGTTACAGTCCGCGCCGACACCACACGCACCCTCGCACGGATTCTTGCAGATACCGTAGATGCACGCGGGACGACCCCCGGGACAGTCCCGATCACCGTAGCACTCCGGCCGACACTCGGAGAACGGACTGCCGATGTAGCCCTTCGGACACTCGCACACGGCCCGATGGTTGGTTACGCGGGCACAGGTTGCCCCCTTGCCGCACTGGTTACATCCGCTGACACACTTGAACTGGCTACAGAACTGGTTCGAGACGCATTCCGCATCCGATTCGCACTCGTGCCGGCAACCCGAAAGTGGGGAACCCTGGTGACAACGCGAAAGTCATGGGAAGAGGCAGATCAGAGTCGATCATAAACGCTATGCTAGTTCACTACTTACAATGTAACCAGGAAGGCAGGAGCAGGTTGGAACACCGTTAAGTACGTCACATTTGGTGTTTGAACCACAAGGACTTGGACGACAGAGCTCCTctggaagaatgaaaaatatataataaatatGGGCTAGTTTCAGTTTCACCAGTTTTTTCATCAGTTTCACTACGGCTAAATTAttgtgaaaattattatacTTTTCTTTGATATGGTCTGAATCATATTTTAACCATTAAATACATACACGCCTGCATGAGTTGTCTGTAAAGCCTTGTTTCTAGACTTCGAATAATTTTGTAGATATTTTGCTTGCTAatgcgaaaaaaacaaatctttaacATAGATCCTTGTGAATAATCTAATTTACAAATTTATaccaaataattttaaacaaaaatatgaacgaaaacaaaaaaatgccgTAATGATGAGAAAGGTTCAGTGAGTTAgcaatttttttaactaatGTGATCATCTTTTCAATATACCCCCAGTTGAGACTGGGGAGAATCCTCTAGGGCCATTGAGATTCGAAAATTTATAGATCCGGTAAACTTTAATCGGAACGGAGCGATACTCCAAATGGTATAATTGGTCTTTTTTAATAACAATCGTCTATTGTTGCCatcaatgaaaattattaGCTCAGTTCAACGAAAGAATGTGTCGATAAAATGCTGGTATACGCTTTCTTGTTCAGAGTGACGGCGCTCTTCTTCTGCCTAACAGGCAAGGGATCTTACCAAATCTAATTTCGAACACCATATAGACATTCGAGCGTTGCTTTACGAGCGTCTTCCATTCATAACCGAATGGTTTGCGTAGGAAGCTTTTACCGGACCATTTTTACGACCATGCCAACGATCACCGGTGGTTGGATTGAGGACCCGCATCATATAAACGATTGCACGTCCCGATAATTGGACCATGAGAATATacgcattttttaaaactgttcCACTTCCGGGTAGTTCGCCCACGTCCATCAGCCGCGTTTGGCATTTGAAATCATATCACGCCGCTGTGGGACGAACACATTAGTACGCATCGTTCCGGGATCGTTCACGTAAAGGAGAGCGATGTTCCTAAAAGCATTCCAAAGTTTTTCGCGATTATAGAATAATCTTTTAGTCAGCTCCTCCATAGCGATGTGAGTTAGAATTTGGCTGTTGGGTTTACTAGAAATGATTATTTTATCACTTCGCGCCCTACGTCGCTTGACTTCCATCCTATACACTACCCCGAGAGCTACACCCATTTAGCTGTTTATCTTCCCAAGCAACCCCGTTCAAACGCTGGTGTTGGTGCGATGAACTCATGTTTCCGCGATTCATTGTAACGAGGTAATGGAAACAAACAGTACTAGTACTATGCCAGTTCAAAGTCAAGGCAAGCAACTCCCAAACATGGGATGCCATTGGACCCCATTGCTTGCCAATGAAGTAAGCTTGGTCCGATTTGGCTTCCGTTGTTCTATAGTTACCCGCACGCAACACGGGGCGTAGGTGTGGCCGCTTTAGAACAAAGTTACTATTGCCCGGCGATACTACATGGTTGCGTACGTTGCCGCCTGCCTTATGCTTTATGTAGATCGCCACGTCGTTGGCGTGCCGTGATGCTTTCGTCGTCTTTTGTTGTTTACAAACTTCGCAACGACTTCCGGCTGTTTGGTGCGGGGGTTTTTCCCCCATAATGTCTTACCAGGATCTTGGAGGCGGCAGCTGCTGAACGGATCACCAGTACGTCCCCGGGGGCAACTACACACGGGCACATGATTGCGAACCTGACGAAGAAACGCATCGGATGAAAGATTAATTAGAGTACGGCAAACTTGGCAACGAACCCGATCGTTGAGGCGGGAACCACATAGGAAACACGTGCGGCCATTTGCAATGCGGTTACCTACCTCACAGTTGGCATTGACTCCGCAAACGCCCGCGCACGGATTTACGCAGTTCCCGTTACGGCAGGCCTGATCGCCGCGGCATTCCGAGTGATCGAGGCACTCGGCCCGGCGGCACTGCACAAGCGGATTGCCACTGTAGCCCGCCGGGCAGGAGCAGACCGGACGGCCGCCAGCTGTTTCCTGACACGTGGCGCCTACACCACACGGGTTACGCGAGCATCCTTGCCCTATTACGGGAGTACAGAAGTGCAGAAAGACGCATTGAGTTGGTTATGCAATTGGCTGGAAATGGAACGGTAACCTTCCCGGGGAGTCATAGCTAAGGCGGGCACACTACTTTATTTCAACCACACAAGTCAGTCTAAGTAAAAAAGGCAAGTGTCGTCGATCGTTGATCGCAAAAGTGAGTGAATAGTTTAGAAGACAGAAATTGTGCGTACTTTGTGAATGGGATCCTAAAGCGGGTCATGGCGGGCATATTAGGAAAAATTGGTCTGTTATGCAATGGTTGAGGGACAAAGCTTTCGAAATTATTGTCAGTATGTCAAAATCTCTAAAAATGCGAAAAGTGAGTTTGTGGAATATTtaaagcacctttgaagagtCAAACATCGTGCAAACGAAGACAAAATCGGTGTAGGTTGGTGCATTAAAAGATCGACTCTAACGGTTCAATTATTATCAAAATAAGGTTAAAGAAACCCAGGTGCATTTTACGCAGAATTTTTTCAAGATGGaacaaattatgtaaaaattgGGTTATGAAATTATGAACAGCAAAAAATTACAAGATACTGTTCGAAATATCAACCCCAAACCCCTTTGAAAACAAGTCATATTTTTCAAGCCATCAATTAGTTTTTTTGAACGAGTTTCCTTTTAAGAAatctttgaaacaatttttaaccgAGTTTGATTTTTCTGAACATTAAATTGCACCGTTTGTGTCCTGAGGTCCTGCCTTGCCTACACCGGTTAACCTCGTGTATATGAGTGCGTATGATACTACACTAAAGCAAACTTAGAGCGATGGTTAGAAgcacaaaaacgaaacaaaactgttCCAATGCCTTCCGTCGCAGATCCGTCATCGTAGGCAATGCGGCGAGTTCCGGTCAACACCGTACCGGCGCCGGTGGACTGATACTGCCTGGTAGTGATCCCGTTCGCGTTCGTATAGTACACAACATCCGACTGCGGGGCACTGTCGGCAGTGTACGTATAGTAGGAGTAGGCACCGGGGGACGACGCGGTACCCTGGTCGACTTTGGTGCGCGTTATGGTCACAATTTCGTCCCCGGCCCGATAGACGGTCCGTTGCATACCTACGGCGGTGAGCCAGATGTTGGCGAACACCAGCAGCGCCAGCAGGGCTCGCGACTTGCCGGGGCCAGCAGTCAGCATCCGGACCACCGGGTGctggaagaatgaaaaatggacaCAGGAATAGACTATCACATTTCGGAAAAACTACCATCTCACAAAAGTCTAGATCACTGTTCTTGCTCCCTCTCAATTGCACTTCCATGCGAAATTAGCAAAAAGCGCACTATAAAATCGACCAATTAACACAGCGTCGTATAATCGCAACACTTCTAGACACGTACCATTGTAAACGGCATGAACAATTATTTGAACCTCAAACGAAACGATCGCGACGTAAAACGCGCTGCACAATAATTACACCACTTGCAAAGCTGACTCCGCGGACGGTTTCCGTCCGAAACTTGCACTCGATCGGTTCGTTAAACGATTGTCAACTGACTGATCGGTTTCGATCCTCGGTGGGGgtatatataaaaatattccCATCCAATAgctgaaagaataaaaaaaaaggtacacgACGAGCAAATCGTTGTCCATTTGCCCGAAACCATCGCGAATACCGCGCACTTCCACCCGGTCCGTTCCCGGCTCAACACCACCCGGCATGCAAATTGTCATCCTAAAACAATCCTCGTCCACCAACAACGCTGGAACGCTGCTTAGgtggtgggggagggaggagcGGAGAGAGATTGTTCTGCCCCCGCAACCGCGTGGTTGGACTCGCGAGCGATGACGCCGACTCACGGATGGCGTGATGGCGCGCTTCGGACGAAATCCCTGAAGGTCGGTAACAGTTGGAGTCGAGGTCGGGTAAGGCCAGCATTTTAGCGCCGTTCCATGGCTAGGCGCTACACACTGTTAAGATTATTACAACACCTTCGGTCAACCTTGGCCGAGGTTAGCTTGCACTGGTGTCTCCATTCCTCCCCCCTTCCAGAGCGATCTTCCGAAATGATCCGCAAACATTAGGCGGGGGTGAAACAGATAACTCATCTCCGCTAGGCGCACTGGGCGTCCGCTGGTCCATTTGCGGAAACGGGGCTTGTTTGAGTGGCATTTTCGAACGCTTGTAAGGGTGAAGAGCTTGACTCTCAATATATAAAGTTGTTTAGAGTTCAACAAACAAATTCTAACGACTGGGCAAATAAAGGCACGAGACGCCACGAGCTTCCCACTGCGTGTGTTCGAAAAATCTCCACACTTACAATCCATTGAAAGGGGCGGTTGTCCGTTACGCCTACGCTCCCTCCTTTCTCAGCTGACTCGACTGAAGCTCGTCAAGACACAGACTAAAAGAAAAGGATATAAAATTCCCGCTGCTCACCATAAAGGAAAAACTTAACAATTCCATGCGTACATGCCTGAAGTAATTCTTGCAGATCATGCTTAAAAAGGTaaactttaaataaatataaaaaacctATTGTATGTAAATTTGCAACTGTTTGTTCTTTCAATGAAATACTAATGGATATTATTGATCACAGGACACAGCAAGAGCGAGCCGGGTGGGagttaaaaacaagttttactTTCGTTATGCCCATTTGCCACAAACGAATCACTGCATTCaagcattaaaaaatattcgttAATCGAAAGTACAGCATTATTGTTCAGCTAAATTAAGTTGTAATATTGATCACTTAACACTTCTCCAATGCCAACAGCTTTCCAATTTCAATTCATACAATCCAAGATGGGGGGGTTAGATCAGACTAGCTAAACTGGGCGTTAACTGCTCTTTCCGTGACACGTTtgagattgaaaaaaatcaaaatcctttaccacacactcacacaacatATGCTAGATAAAAATTATCGCGATTGTAATAAATGTACTTCATAAAAGATGAATCACCACACGATTAAGGCATGagttattcaattttattactGAAATGCAACGAATGTATTGGTCAGAAGGCTTCCAATGAACGCCTTTGGAACATTTATTACAGTATTGTGAAGAAATGCATAACACAAACTAACCTAAATAAGGAATCTATAGATAGTTGCATAAAAATGAGTAACATACATAAACCTTTGCTTTGCAGAGTACGTGTTAGgtgcaaatttaaaaatacctTAATTGGTTGGTAGGTGATCGATTAATATGCATTCATACCGAAAGACATCGGTACGCAGCATCCGACAAAAACCGGACCCGTTCCTACGTATATGATGAAGATGTGATTGTTTTTTCGCTTTACGCTGTTATGTTCTGCTACTGGTTAAATAGATTTTTCAAGTGTATTACAAAAATATTGCATGACAGTGACTGATCAAGGCGGCAAGCATGCTGATCTCCTGGGACAAATCGGTCATATGCTGCGGTGTGGCTATAAGCGTTGGCGCAAACACGGTGGCCAGATTATGCTCGTTCATCTTGTTGATTGCGTGATGCGAAGCGATGCGATTCAGATGCTCCAGAATGTACTTTAAACAGTGCAGATGCGCCGGAGGCAACGCTTTCACAGCGTTTCGCAAAGCTATCACTTGTTCGCCGATCGATTTTTCGCCTAGGAGAAGAATTCGGTTAATTGGTAACTAATCGATTTTCATGTGCACGGCGGAAGAACTTACGCATCGCTTCCATAAACAGTGGGAATGATTGGAAAGTTATTAAAGGAACGGGGAGCAGCCGTAAGTACAGCTTGAGTACTCCGGCGATCACATTTACGTTGCTGTACATCTGCGCGGACACATCCGCCTTTTCGCCATCCTTGTCCAGTGCCATCTTGAGTGCTTCGATCTCATCGGCAAATCCCGAAATTCGATAGATGCCTTCCTGCAGCATACCATGATTTTCGACCTCCTCGACGCACTTTTTCACAATGAAAGGAATGCGACACTTGTGCGCCGTCACCAGCGTGGTCAGATCGACTCCGAATATGCCACGGAGCCGCTTCAAGTCCGGTAAACATTTGGCTGGTACCAGCTCCGAGCACTTAAAATGTGCCATAAAACCGCAATCTGAAAATGTTATACAAATTAATAGCATTTATTTTGGTTGGGAAAAACCGTCCTCCGTTACCTACCGTCACATTTTACTCCTTGGGATGTGAAACCCCAAAGAAAGTTAGCACAAAACTCGCACCAATTCAACCCCTTAAAGGTGTGTGTTTTAAACGCGTGCTGCTTCTCGTACTCCGGGTAATCATTATCGTACAGCTccaatttttcaatcaacgcTTCATTGCCATCACCACCATTACCGTCGTCCTGCTCGTCGGCGATTTCAGTGTCTGCCGACTCAACACTGTCCTGCACCATCGACAACTTGCTCGATTTGCACAGCGAACGCAGCTTACGCCGGTGGAGCGTCATGTACGGACTCTGTTCGTAGCATTTCTTAGTTTGGCTCATCATTTCCTTCAAGATTGGTGCGGCGTGCAGGCGCATATAGAAATTGACCAACCCGTCGGCTACCATGTCCTGTACCGtttcaaactttttaaaattttcctgAAGAAAGTGACCCTTCTCCGGGCaatagaatattttaaaatgtttggtaTCCTGCCCAAAGCGCAAACTGAGCGTGTAGTAATTGTCGGCCCCCGGGCTACGGCGCACCAGATAGCTCCCGTCCGGTTTGTCTTTCAACAGTTCGGTGCACTCTTTGTGGTCCATTTTGCCGTGGTATTCCTTTCCGTATCGAGTGGGCCCCATAATGTCATTGCGCTCGCATAGCACAGGCTTAGGAGTTGGAGCCTCGAGTTGTATTTTGTACACTGCAAGATTATTATCATCCAGATTTACTTTCTCACTTATTGCTGCACGTTAGCGGTATACTTACACTCGGGCTTCCAAACATTCGCCGCAGCCAAAAGGGCATCTTTGTACATTTTTAGATTGGGGCAGTTTGGCCCTGCCCTTTCAGAGCCGTACGCTCATTTGTAAATAACAACAAATCTCCGAAGATTGACAAATTGAATTAACGAAATCAGTTTACACTACCCATTTGAGATCTTTACTTTTCGTCGCAAGGCAgttattaattaaataaatttttaatgacAATCAAGAACAAATTGATCTTGtaagttgatttttattaattttctgtAGTTGGTAAACGTTGTAAAACTTACTATGCACGAGAACAGATTTTATTGAAACGAGCAAAATTTTAACAAGTTTCCGAAAGATGCCGCTACTGTACCTACTGACGCTCGGTGACATACGTCAATTTCCACTTCCGACAGCGGACATGCTTCCTCTTTTTTGTAAACCTACTGAGTCGAATAGACGTGTATTTCATTTGCTGCTCACGTTTCGTGTCGAACCGACTTAAAAGTAAGTGTTCTCGAGCATCCCCTTTGATGCCGGGTGATGTGTGCAATCGGATATATCGATTCCATGTTTTATCACTTCACAGTTTTACAAAAATGCGTTACGTAGCTGCATACCTGCTGGCGGTCCTTGGAGGCAACGCTGCCCCGACCAACGCCGATATCGAGAAGATCCTGAGCTCGGTCGGTATCGAAGCTGATGCGACCCGCGTTAGCAAGGTTGTCAAGGAGCTGCAGAACAAGTCGATCGAAGAACTGATCGCTTCCGGACGCGAGAAGCTGTCCTCGATGCCGTCTGGTGGTGGTGCCCCTGCTGGTGCTCCTGCTGCCGCGGgagccgccgccgctgccgctccGGCTGCTGAGAAGAAGGGTAGGTTGAAAGTGCAACGCCACGCGGATTTTGTTCAGTCGTGCTAATTGCATATTATTCGTTTCAATTTTGCAGAGGAGAAGAAGGAAGAGTCCGAATCGGAAGATGACGACATGGGCTTCGGTCTCTTCGAGTAAAAGGTGAGTTTTCGTTGTTTCTACCTATTTATTTGTCATGCCTAGGTCGTGTGCATTTCAAATTTCTTCATTATTGTGATGAAATTTTCAATTGTCCATCTTTCGGGGATGATAGTAATGATTATGAATTGATTATACTGAGTAGAGTGTTGTTCGTTCATCCCGTGTCATCCATCACCTACTTTTTCTCAACTAACTTGAAACACGTTTTTATTTGTAGGTTAGTATCAGAAGATGCGGTTGATGATTTCACAAACAGCAGTTGACGCCTATTTCGTGTTCATTTTGCAGTGTACCGAAGGCGACAGTCGGTGTTCGAGAACAACTGACAACTTTTCGTATGAAAGGTAAGTTTATAGAAACTCGtcatttttattagtttcTCTCTCTATGATGATACTATTTTAATTTACCATCTTTCGGGGATGACAGTAATGATTATGAAATTTCTACTGATGCGGATGGAAACTATCCCGATatttcaatatgtttttgtCATTCAGTACTAATGtaactctttctttctcctctAGGTAAGTTTCAAGAAACCACGTGAACATCCCAAACCATCTTTTGGATTACCAACGTGGACTCGTTGGTTGCTGTTTTCGAAGTTCAGGTCGTTTTACAAATCAACTTGTTTATTCACAGCTTATTTCCCGGTCATATCTACCATGGTGCTATATCTTGTGGATATAGGTAAGTAACAAACCGCCATGCCCTCTTGGGTTATTTTTTCAATGATGACTCATTATACCATCTTTCGAATGatatttaatgattttatcGTTTGGTCATAACTGATTCTTTTCGGTTCGCCGGAATTTATTCAATCCATGTTATACAATTGACTAATGTTATCGTTTGGTTTTCATTCCATTGCAGGAATCATTCGACGGAGAAGACAATATAGGTAAGTTGCTTACCCAAATTACCCgggaaaaagtttgtttattgCTGATTTGCccattcccattttttttaaatatttcaatgatTCGACTGTTATACCTTAATGGGTTCAAATGGCTTTTCCTCGTTTCTTTTGATTGCAGGAACCATCCGATCCTCCCCGTCACCTGCATGACTTCGATGTGTACAAAATACATGGTTGAGAAATAAACTTTTATAACGAAAACTATCATCTGGTGTCAGAAATACTTTGGGGCTATAATTTAGTTCatctaaaaatttaaattacgaAAGAAATTATAGATTCTCATTTGCAGTTATTACGTCCTTTGATGAGTGCTGAACTGGAATGCTTTCGTTGTATCTTTTGGCACAGTCTCGCTGTAGCCACCGCCACTCCGGCTGCTGAAAAGAAGGGTAAGTTGAATATGCAACACCAGGTGGGAGTTTGGTTCAATCGTGCTAATAGCATATTCTTCGTTTCAATTTTGCAGTGCAGAATGAAGCCCCCGAATCGGAAGATGACCATCCATCTTTTGATAACCATGCTATTAGTTAGTTTCTAAAAATGCCGTCCAATCCTTGTGTACCGAAGGCGAAATCGAAGATAGTCGGTGTTCGAGAGCGTCTTGCAACTTTCCGTATGAAAAGTAAGTTTATAGAAACTCGTCATTTGTTTAACCTTTCTGTGATGATAtgtatttaatttcatcatctttcggggaTGATAGTAATGATTACGAAATTTTCTACTGATACGATTAGAAACTATCCCGACatttcaatatgtttttggCATTCAGTACTAACGTAACTCTCCTCTTCTTTCTCCTACAGGAAAGACGGATTGTTTCAATGATTTCACTAGCAGGAGTTGACGCCTATTTCGTGTCCAACCCTTGTGTACCGAAGGCGAAATCGAAGATAGTCGGTGTTCGAGAGCGTCTTGCAACTTTTCGTATGAAAGGTAAGTTTAGAGAAACtcatcatttttattaacCTTTCTTTCTGTGATGATAtgtatttaatttcatcatctttcggagaTGATAATAATGATTACGAATTTACTACTGATGCGATTAAAAACTATCCCCCGATATTTCAAGATGTTTTTGGCATTCGGTACTAACGtaactctctttttctttctcctacaGGAAAATTGGATTGTTTCAATGATTTCACTAACAAGAGTTGACGCCTATTTCGTGTTCAAGAGCGTCTTGCAATTTTTCGTATGAAAGGTAAGTTTATAGAAACTCGTCATTTTTATTAACCTTTCTCTCTGTGATGATAtgtatttaatttcatcatctttcggagaTGATAATAATGATTACGAATTTACTACTGATGCGATTAAAAACTATCCCCCGATATTTCAAGATGTTTTTGGCATTCGGTACTAACGTaactccctttttctttctcctacaGGAAAATTGGATTGTTTCAATGATTTCACTAACAAGAGTTGACGCCTATTTCGTGTTCAAGAGCGTCCTGCAATTTTTCGTGTGAAAGGTAAGTTTATAGaaaatcatcatttttattaacCTTTCTCTCTGTGATGATAtgtatttaatttcatcatctttcggagatgataataataatgattacGAATTCACTACTGATGCGATTACAAACTATCCCCCGATAATTCAAGAAATTTTTGGCTCTCAGTACTAACGTAActcgttttctttctcctaCAGGAAAATTGGAttatttcaatgatttcaCAAACAGAAGTTGATGTTTATTTCGTGTCCAATCCTTGTGTACCGAAGGCGAAAGCGAAGACAGTTGGTGTTCGAGAGCGTCTTGCGGCTTTCCGTATGAAAAGTAAGTTTATAGAAACTCGTCATTATTATTAACCTTTCTTTCTGTGATGATAtgtatttaatttcatcatctttcggagaTGATAATAATGATTACGAATTTACTACTGATGCGATTAAAAACTATCCCCCGATATTTCAAGATGTTTTTGGCATTCGGTACTAACGTaactccctttttctt
This window harbors:
- the LOC131290005 gene encoding large ribosomal subunit protein P2, producing MRYVAAYLLAVLGGNAAPTNADIEKILSSVGIEADATRVSKVVKELQNKSIEELIASGREKLSSMPSGGGAPAGAPAAAGAAAAAAPAAEKKEEKKEESESEDDDMGFGLFE
- the LOC131284407 gene encoding neurogenic locus notch homolog protein 3-like, which gives rise to MEVQLRGSKNSDLDFCEMHPVVRMLTAGPGKSRALLALLVFANIWLTAVGMQRTVYRAGDEIVTITRTKVDQGTASSPGAYSYYTYTADSAPQSDVVYYTNANGITTRQYQSTGAGTVLTGTRRIAYDDGSATEGQGCSRNPCGVGATCQETAGGRPVCSCPAGYSGNPLVQCRRAECLDHSECRGDQACRNGNCVNPCAGVCGVNANCEVRNHVPVCSCPRGRTGDPFSSCRLQDPEELCRPSPCGSNTKCDVLNGVPTCSCLPGYIGSPLSGCRHECESDAECVSNQFCSQFKCVSGCNQCGKGATCARVTNHRAVCECPKGYIGSPFSECRPECYGDRDCPGGRPACIYGICKNPCEGACGVGADCNLRGMTPVCSCPRDMTGDPFISCRPFTKEDLCNPNPCGTNAVCTPGYDRSNQERPVCTCPPGYTGNALSNCVRGECQSDAECADHKACISYQCVDPCAGQCGTGAQCQAKRHLAVCTCPAGTQGDALVSCRTARNYPVARYNKKRNAVP
- the LOC131287154 gene encoding beta-chimaerin, with the protein product MYKDALLAAANVWKPELYKIQLEAPTPKPVLCERNDIMGPTRYGKEYHGKMDHKECTELLKDKPDGSYLVRRSPGADNYYTLSLRFGQDTKHFKIFYCPEKGHFLQENFKKFETVQDMVADGLVNFYMRLHAAPILKEMMSQTKKCYEQSPYMTLHRRKLRSLCKSSKLSMVQDSVESADTEIADEQDDGNGGDGNEALIEKLELYDNDYPEYEKQHAFKTHTFKGLNWCEFCANFLWGFTSQGVKCDDCGFMAHFKCSELVPAKCLPDLKRLRGIFGVDLTTLVTAHKCRIPFIVKKCVEEVENHGMLQEGIYRISGFADEIEALKMALDKDGEKADVSAQMYSNVNVIAGVLKLYLRLLPVPLITFQSFPLFMEAMREKSIGEQVIALRNAVKALPPAHLHCLKYILEHLNRIASHHAINKMNEHNLATVFAPTLIATPQHMTDLSQEISMLAALISHCHAIFL